From Salinirubellus salinus, the proteins below share one genomic window:
- a CDS encoding ABC transporter permease encodes MDTAVVSLPALPLGPTLVPLPVPLQGLLSEFSLPYLFSVARVTLEVSLTAVAIATVLGVLTALALGFTEFPGKGVVETVVNTGMGFPSVVVGLAVLLLLSNSGPLGTFELLFTRRAMIVSQIVLAFPVITSVSLSAIEGVDQSLRDAAFAAGGTRRDVQLTVVREARYGVITAVLAGFGRAVSEVGSVLIVGGNIAIINEAGQRESLTRTLTTAITIEARKGQYETGIALGVILLALALGVNALGGYVKQRGER; translated from the coding sequence ATGGACACGGCAGTCGTGTCGCTTCCGGCCCTCCCGCTCGGCCCCACGCTCGTCCCGCTCCCGGTCCCCCTGCAGGGACTCCTCTCGGAGTTCAGCCTGCCGTACCTGTTCAGCGTGGCGAGAGTCACCCTGGAGGTGAGTCTCACCGCGGTCGCCATCGCCACCGTCCTCGGCGTGCTGACGGCGCTCGCACTCGGATTCACCGAGTTCCCGGGCAAGGGCGTCGTCGAGACGGTGGTCAACACGGGGATGGGGTTCCCGAGCGTCGTCGTGGGACTCGCGGTGTTGCTCCTGTTGTCGAACTCGGGGCCGCTCGGGACGTTCGAACTGCTGTTCACCCGGCGGGCGATGATCGTCTCGCAGATCGTCCTCGCGTTCCCCGTCATCACGAGCGTCTCACTCTCGGCCATCGAGGGGGTCGACCAGTCGCTCCGCGACGCCGCGTTCGCCGCCGGCGGCACCCGACGCGACGTCCAGTTGACCGTCGTCCGTGAGGCGCGCTACGGGGTCATCACCGCGGTCCTCGCGGGGTTCGGGCGCGCCGTGAGCGAGGTGGGGTCAGTCCTCATCGTCGGCGGCAACATCGCAATCATCAACGAGGCCGGCCAGCGCGAGTCGCTCACCCGCACCCTGACCACGGCCATCACCATCGAGGCGCGCAAGGGGCAGTACGAGACCGGCATCGCGCTCGGTGTCATCCTCCTCGCACTGGCGCTCGGCGTCAACGCGCTGGGTGGCTACGTCAAGCAACGAGGCGAGCGCTGA
- a CDS encoding substrate-binding domain-containing protein — translation MSDDRHDSDGAGPSTGRRAFIAAASAASALGLSGCTESLGANQSGDDGNGDGDGSDGGSSDVGDGSLVLATTTSTYDTGLLDALNPTFQESFGIQVETISQGTGAAIQTARDGDADVILVHARGAEDEFISDGVGLNRRDVMFNDFVVVGPEDDPAGIDGMGSATEAFDTIASEQATFLSRGDDSGTNKKELNIWEAAGTEPSGSWYQETGQGMGATLNQANQSPGYTLADRGTYLSQQDEIDLVIHVQGPLKDGPEILMNPYGVIPVNPAVHDNVNYQAAMAYVGFLTSPGGQTAIEEYTANGQQLFFPNALADGPQFGQYVPQDFDGSAESMRRAQYRHWVDTIVPNDY, via the coding sequence ATGTCCGACGACCGACACGACAGCGACGGAGCTGGTCCGAGCACGGGCCGCCGAGCGTTCATCGCGGCGGCGAGCGCCGCGAGTGCCCTCGGCCTCTCGGGGTGTACCGAGAGCCTCGGCGCGAACCAGAGCGGCGACGACGGGAACGGCGACGGCGACGGGAGCGACGGCGGCAGTAGCGACGTGGGCGACGGGTCGCTCGTCCTCGCCACGACCACCAGCACGTACGACACTGGCCTGCTCGACGCCCTGAACCCGACGTTCCAGGAGTCGTTCGGCATCCAGGTCGAGACCATCTCGCAAGGGACCGGGGCGGCCATCCAGACTGCACGGGACGGTGACGCCGACGTCATCCTCGTCCACGCCCGCGGCGCGGAGGACGAGTTCATCAGCGACGGTGTGGGGCTGAACCGTCGCGACGTGATGTTCAACGACTTCGTCGTCGTCGGTCCGGAGGACGACCCGGCCGGCATCGACGGGATGGGCAGCGCGACGGAGGCGTTCGACACTATCGCCAGCGAGCAGGCCACGTTCCTCTCCCGCGGCGACGACTCCGGGACGAACAAGAAGGAACTCAACATCTGGGAGGCCGCCGGCACCGAGCCCAGCGGCTCGTGGTACCAGGAGACCGGTCAGGGGATGGGGGCGACGCTGAACCAGGCCAACCAGTCGCCCGGCTACACGCTCGCCGACCGCGGGACCTACCTCTCCCAGCAGGACGAGATCGACCTCGTCATCCACGTCCAGGGACCGCTCAAAGACGGCCCGGAGATACTGATGAACCCCTACGGGGTCATCCCGGTGAACCCGGCGGTCCACGACAACGTGAACTACCAGGCGGCGATGGCCTACGTCGGGTTCCTCACCTCACCCGGCGGCCAGACGGCAATCGAGGAGTACACCGCCAACGGCCAGCAGCTGTTCTTCCCGAACGCGCTGGCCGACGGTCCGCAGTTCGGCCAGTACGTCCCCCAGGACTTCGACGGCTCGGCCGAGTCGATGCGCCGCGCCCAGTACCGTCACTGGGTCGACACTATCGTCCCCAACGACTACTGA
- a CDS encoding TOBE domain-containing protein: protein MDAGFEARLHADGVTFEARDADLLRAVDSEGSLNAAAAALERSYSRSHERLGDLEGAFGPLVERTRGGSGGGGSRLTDRARALLARFDRLRAEYSGVAAGAETVLEGEVLGRTGELATVRTGVGELRALAPDGAEAVQVTLRADAVTLHDPDEAPPAGGTSARNRLAGTVDGVDAGEAVARVAVDVGATDPLVALVTVESLERLDLRPGRPVVATFKATATRAVER from the coding sequence ATGGACGCCGGTTTCGAGGCCCGACTCCACGCCGACGGAGTGACGTTCGAGGCGCGGGACGCGGACCTCTTGCGTGCCGTCGACAGCGAGGGGTCGCTCAACGCGGCCGCGGCCGCGCTCGAGCGGTCGTACTCCCGGTCACACGAGCGGCTCGGTGACCTCGAAGGGGCGTTCGGCCCGCTCGTCGAGCGGACCCGGGGGGGGAGCGGTGGCGGCGGCAGTCGGCTCACGGACCGAGCGCGCGCGCTGTTGGCCCGGTTCGACCGCCTGCGCGCGGAGTACTCCGGTGTCGCCGCCGGCGCCGAGACGGTGCTCGAGGGGGAGGTCCTGGGCCGAACCGGCGAACTCGCCACCGTCCGGACGGGCGTCGGCGAGCTGCGGGCGCTCGCACCAGACGGTGCCGAGGCGGTGCAGGTGACCCTCCGGGCCGACGCCGTGACGCTCCACGACCCGGACGAGGCCCCACCGGCGGGTGGGACGAGCGCACGCAACCGACTCGCCGGGACCGTCGACGGTGTCGACGCCGGCGAGGCCGTCGCACGCGTCGCCGTCGACGTGGGGGCGACCGACCCGCTCGTCGCGCTCGTCACGGTCGAGAGCCTCGAACGCCTCGACCTCCGACCCGGCAGGCCCGTGGTGGCGACGTTCAAGGCCACCGCCACGCGGGCCGTGGAGCGCTGA
- a CDS encoding potassium channel family protein, with protein sequence MTFVIVGYGRVGKRTADILRSEGHDLVVVERDEDKAAAAAEAGFDVVVGDGEDERVLEEAGIAEADALAALTGDLNANFAVCMIGKGYGCRTVLRIDEDYRQEIYEKYAADVDEIVYPERMGAAGAKTALLGGDLNVLADLTEHLTAATVTVPEDSPHVGRRVVELELPDDARLYAHGSANEPLTIPMPRTVLQAGDRVAVIAERESLEAVRAMLGGEEATA encoded by the coding sequence ATGACGTTCGTCATCGTCGGCTACGGCCGCGTCGGGAAGCGGACCGCGGACATCCTCCGCTCGGAGGGGCACGACCTCGTCGTCGTGGAGCGAGACGAGGACAAGGCGGCCGCCGCCGCCGAGGCGGGCTTCGACGTGGTCGTCGGTGACGGCGAGGACGAGCGGGTGCTCGAGGAGGCGGGTATCGCCGAGGCCGACGCGCTGGCGGCGCTCACGGGCGACCTGAACGCCAACTTCGCGGTCTGCATGATCGGCAAGGGATACGGCTGTCGGACGGTCCTCCGCATCGACGAGGACTACCGCCAGGAGATATACGAGAAGTACGCCGCCGACGTGGACGAGATCGTCTACCCCGAACGGATGGGCGCGGCGGGGGCGAAGACGGCGCTGCTGGGCGGCGACCTGAACGTGCTCGCGGACCTGACCGAGCACCTCACGGCAGCGACGGTGACGGTCCCCGAGGACTCCCCGCACGTCGGTCGGCGGGTCGTCGAACTGGAACTCCCGGACGACGCGCGACTCTACGCCCACGGCTCGGCGAACGAGCCGCTGACCATCCCGATGCCCAGGACGGTGTTGCAGGCGGGCGACCGGGTAGCGGTCATCGCCGAACGCGAGTCGCTCGAAGCGGTGAGAGCGATGCTCGGCGGCGAGGAGGCGACGGCGTAA
- a CDS encoding DUF7411 family protein — MTDRAAPAGRAAVLFSGGKDSALAALLLEPHYDVTLVTCGFGLTDLTENAAASAAALSLPHETRRLESAVLESAVDRLCADGYPNAAVQSVHEAAVERLAGDAAAAGWDVVADGTRRDDRTPTVARPFAQSVEDRFGVAHVAPLAGFGRGAVDALVDARLEVETGPSETLAKGDYETALRAALRDRTGDEAVGEVFPAHEQSRVVGRRG; from the coding sequence GTGACCGACCGGGCCGCCCCCGCCGGCCGGGCGGCCGTCCTGTTCAGCGGCGGCAAGGACTCCGCGCTCGCCGCGCTCCTGCTCGAACCGCACTACGATGTGACGCTCGTCACCTGCGGGTTCGGACTGACCGACCTGACCGAGAACGCCGCCGCGAGCGCCGCCGCCCTCTCGCTCCCCCACGAGACCCGACGGCTCGAGTCGGCCGTCCTCGAGTCGGCGGTCGACCGGCTGTGCGCCGACGGCTACCCGAACGCGGCGGTCCAGTCGGTCCACGAGGCGGCCGTCGAGCGACTCGCCGGCGACGCGGCCGCGGCCGGGTGGGACGTGGTCGCCGACGGGACCCGACGGGACGACCGGACCCCGACCGTCGCCCGACCCTTCGCCCAGTCCGTCGAGGACCGTTTCGGCGTCGCGCACGTCGCACCGCTGGCGGGGTTCGGCCGCGGGGCGGTCGACGCCCTCGTCGACGCCCGCCTCGAGGTGGAGACCGGTCCCTCCGAGACGCTGGCGAAGGGGGACTACGAGACGGCGCTCCGGGCGGCCCTGCGCGACCGGACGGGCGACGAGGCGGTGGGCGAGGTGTTCCCGGCCCACGAGCAGTCGCGCGTGGTCGGTCGCCGCGGGTAG
- a CDS encoding DNA-binding protein, translating to MSGREEDIEELRRKKMEQLQEQAEQQQGQGQGAQGEAAEAQRQQAEAQKQAVLRQALTDGARKRLNTVKMSKPEFGEQVEQQVIALAQSGRLNGQVDEEQMKSLLQELKPDRKSFNIERR from the coding sequence ATGAGTGGCCGAGAGGAAGACATCGAGGAACTGCGCCGCAAGAAGATGGAGCAGCTCCAGGAACAGGCCGAACAACAGCAAGGGCAGGGCCAGGGTGCGCAGGGTGAGGCCGCCGAAGCCCAGCGCCAGCAGGCCGAGGCGCAGAAACAGGCCGTCCTCCGGCAGGCGCTCACCGACGGCGCGCGCAAGCGTCTCAACACGGTGAAGATGTCCAAGCCGGAGTTCGGCGAGCAGGTCGAACAGCAGGTCATCGCGCTGGCCCAGTCCGGCCGGCTCAACGGGCAGGTCGACGAGGAGCAGATGAAGTCGCTCCTCCAGGAACTCAAGCCCGACCGGAAGTCGTTCAACATCGAGCGCCGGTAG
- a CDS encoding 30S ribosomal protein S19e → MTTLYDVPAEALIEAVAERLEGELDEPEWVGITKTGVSRELPPEQEDFWYVRCASLLRKVAVDGPVGVERLRVAYGDSKQGSTRYRVRSDQKARSSGKVIRTALQDLEEAGYVEQNPDGRIVSGDGRAMLDEVASEVLEYLDRPDLERYA, encoded by the coding sequence ATGACGACACTCTACGACGTTCCCGCCGAGGCCCTCATCGAGGCTGTCGCGGAGCGACTCGAAGGTGAACTGGACGAGCCCGAGTGGGTCGGAATCACCAAGACCGGCGTCTCCCGAGAGCTGCCGCCCGAACAGGAGGACTTCTGGTACGTCCGCTGTGCCAGCCTGCTCCGGAAGGTGGCCGTCGACGGCCCCGTCGGCGTCGAGCGCCTGCGCGTCGCCTACGGCGACTCCAAGCAGGGTTCGACCCGCTACCGCGTCCGGTCGGACCAGAAGGCCCGCTCGTCCGGGAAGGTCATCCGCACCGCGCTGCAGGACCTCGAGGAGGCCGGCTACGTCGAGCAGAACCCCGATGGCCGCATCGTGAGCGGCGACGGCCGTGCGATGCTCGACGAGGTGGCCAGCGAGGTCCTCGAGTACCTGGACCGGCCGGACCTCGAGCGCTACGCCTGA
- the thiL gene encoding thiamine-phosphate kinase, translated as MDERAALALLADRLPAVGDDAAVVDGLVVTTDMLHEATDFPEGTTRETAGWRALGASLSDVAAMGADPVCAVAAYAAPGFDPAEIGAFLDGATGVCEAVDCEYVGGDLDEHDEFTVASTAVGRTDDPVRRAGARVGDAVCVTGTLGRSAAAFRLFEAGETARANDLYRFVPRVDAGRSLAPHATAMMDSSDGLARSLHQLAEASDVGFAVEYDALPVDDGVRAVARDAVDERALATTFGEDYELVVTLPEEALEATREAVDCGLTRVGVVTDSGVEMDGAALADEGWTHGR; from the coding sequence ATGGACGAGCGGGCCGCCCTCGCACTGCTCGCCGACCGTCTCCCGGCGGTGGGCGACGACGCGGCCGTCGTCGACGGTCTCGTCGTCACGACGGACATGCTCCACGAGGCCACGGACTTCCCCGAGGGGACGACCCGCGAGACGGCCGGGTGGCGGGCGCTCGGCGCCTCACTCTCGGACGTGGCGGCGATGGGTGCCGACCCGGTCTGTGCCGTCGCGGCCTACGCCGCCCCCGGGTTCGACCCCGCCGAGATCGGGGCGTTCCTCGACGGCGCCACCGGCGTCTGCGAGGCCGTCGACTGCGAGTACGTCGGCGGTGACCTCGACGAACACGACGAGTTCACGGTCGCCAGCACGGCCGTCGGCCGGACCGACGACCCGGTCCGGCGCGCGGGGGCCCGCGTGGGCGACGCCGTCTGCGTGACCGGCACGCTCGGCCGGTCGGCCGCCGCGTTCCGCCTGTTCGAGGCCGGCGAGACGGCGCGGGCCAACGACCTCTATCGGTTCGTCCCGCGCGTGGACGCGGGTCGGTCGCTCGCACCACACGCGACGGCGATGATGGACTCCTCGGACGGGCTGGCACGGTCGCTCCACCAGCTCGCCGAGGCCTCCGACGTGGGGTTCGCCGTCGAGTACGACGCGCTCCCGGTCGACGATGGCGTGCGGGCGGTCGCCCGCGACGCCGTCGACGAGCGTGCGCTGGCGACGACGTTCGGCGAGGACTACGAACTGGTGGTGACGCTCCCCGAGGAGGCGCTCGAGGCCACGCGAGAGGCCGTCGACTGCGGGCTGACCCGTGTCGGGGTGGTGACCGACAGCGGCGTCGAGATGGACGGCGCGGCGCTAGCGGACGAGGGCTGGACCCACGGCAGGTGA
- a CDS encoding lysylphosphatidylglycerol synthase transmembrane domain-containing protein, whose protein sequence is MDVDLRTTLVGFAGALLVLGGLVTVVGVGRVVDALQRADTTVLLGVLTVATVWLTSWGLSLRTVLGVLGSSVSARLAVLVFAAATFANNVTPFGQAGGEPVTALFISRTADTEYETGLAAIASVDSLNFVPSIVLALVGIGYFSVTVAFGRRLMLATVAVGALALVIPVAGYLVWRNRYAVERRVVSLLTPLIRGVGRLLPRRKPPDPAVIERRIEGFFHAIERVTGDRRGLALALGFSTLGWLSLATSLWLSLYALEYQVPFAAVLVVVPVAAIAGITPLPGGLGGVEAVLVALLVPTTGVSVAGATAAVVIHRTATYWLPTLVGGGAAAALGAGGVVQSLSGGPPERERGDD, encoded by the coding sequence ATGGACGTGGACCTGCGGACCACGCTGGTCGGGTTCGCCGGCGCCCTCCTGGTCCTCGGTGGCCTGGTGACGGTCGTCGGCGTCGGCCGGGTGGTGGACGCCCTCCAGCGGGCCGACACCACGGTGTTGCTCGGCGTCCTCACCGTCGCCACCGTCTGGCTCACCTCGTGGGGGCTCTCGCTCAGGACCGTCCTCGGAGTCCTCGGGTCGTCGGTGTCGGCCCGCCTCGCCGTACTCGTGTTCGCCGCAGCCACGTTCGCCAACAACGTCACCCCGTTCGGACAGGCCGGTGGCGAGCCGGTGACCGCGCTGTTCATCTCCCGGACCGCGGACACGGAGTACGAGACGGGGCTGGCGGCCATCGCCAGCGTCGACTCGCTCAACTTCGTCCCCTCAATCGTCCTCGCGCTGGTCGGCATCGGCTACTTCTCGGTGACAGTGGCGTTCGGCCGTCGCCTGATGCTCGCCACCGTCGCCGTCGGCGCACTCGCGCTCGTCATCCCCGTGGCCGGCTACCTCGTCTGGCGCAACCGCTACGCCGTCGAACGCCGCGTCGTGAGTCTCCTCACCCCGCTCATCCGGGGCGTCGGCCGACTCCTCCCGCGGCGCAAGCCGCCGGACCCGGCGGTCATCGAGCGGCGAATCGAGGGGTTCTTCCACGCCATCGAGCGCGTGACCGGCGACCGGCGGGGGCTGGCACTGGCGCTCGGGTTCTCCACGCTCGGGTGGCTGTCGCTCGCTACCTCGCTCTGGCTCTCGCTCTACGCGCTCGAGTACCAGGTCCCGTTCGCGGCCGTCCTCGTCGTCGTGCCCGTCGCCGCCATCGCGGGCATCACCCCGCTTCCGGGCGGCCTCGGCGGCGTGGAGGCGGTGCTCGTCGCGCTCCTCGTCCCCACGACGGGCGTCAGCGTCGCGGGGGCCACCGCCGCCGTCGTCATCCACCGGACCGCCACCTACTGGCTCCCGACGCTCGTCGGGGGCGGCGCGGCGGCGGCGCTCGGGGCGGGCGGGGTGGTCCAGAGTCTGAGCGGGGGGCCGCCGGAGCGGGAACGTGGTGACGACTGA
- a CDS encoding site-2 protease family protein has protein sequence MGHDPPADAPPVAAFSSAFRVVETRRDGDRLLYIGEPQIGPEALEQRVWPVFRDHGYEVHLTTVTESTQDPITGLRIENSRHALVAEPRSTGLDGVPWTNVVMFLLTVLTTLFAGTMWYYEPVNSPADLLAGWPFALAVMTVLGVHELGHYVLSRYHDVEATLPYFIPVPTFIGTLGAVIRMKGRIPDREALFDIGVAGPLAGLVATVAVTVVGLYLPPVPVPDSVLNDPNAINIEFGFPPLLLLLSELTGQPLSYADPELAVNPVVFGGWIGMFVTFLNLIPVGQLDGGHLVRAMLGERQETVAALVPFGLFALSGYLFFVEGLGLRDSVLIWGFWGLVSMGLAYAGPATPVYDDALDRKRVAVGVLTFVLGALCFTPVPFQLLGA, from the coding sequence ATGGGACACGACCCACCGGCCGACGCTCCCCCGGTGGCCGCGTTCTCCTCGGCCTTCCGGGTCGTCGAGACGCGACGCGACGGCGACCGACTCCTCTACATCGGTGAGCCACAGATCGGGCCGGAGGCGCTGGAGCAACGCGTCTGGCCGGTGTTCCGCGACCACGGCTACGAGGTCCACCTCACGACGGTCACGGAGTCCACGCAGGACCCGATCACGGGGCTCCGGATCGAGAACTCGCGACACGCGCTGGTGGCCGAACCCCGCTCGACGGGTCTCGACGGCGTCCCGTGGACGAACGTCGTCATGTTCCTCCTCACGGTCCTCACGACGCTGTTCGCGGGGACGATGTGGTACTACGAGCCGGTGAACTCGCCGGCCGACCTGCTGGCCGGGTGGCCGTTCGCGCTCGCGGTCATGACCGTGCTGGGGGTCCACGAACTCGGGCACTACGTGCTCTCGCGCTACCACGACGTCGAGGCCACGCTGCCGTACTTCATCCCTGTACCCACCTTCATCGGGACGCTCGGGGCCGTCATCCGGATGAAGGGGCGCATCCCCGACCGCGAGGCCCTGTTCGACATCGGCGTAGCCGGGCCGCTCGCCGGGCTGGTCGCCACCGTCGCCGTCACCGTCGTCGGGCTCTACCTCCCGCCGGTGCCGGTCCCCGACAGCGTGCTGAACGACCCGAACGCCATCAACATCGAGTTCGGCTTCCCGCCGCTCCTGTTGCTCCTCTCGGAGCTGACGGGCCAGCCACTCAGCTACGCGGACCCCGAACTCGCAGTGAACCCGGTCGTCTTCGGCGGTTGGATCGGGATGTTCGTCACGTTCCTGAACCTCATCCCGGTGGGCCAGCTCGACGGTGGGCACCTCGTCCGTGCGATGCTCGGCGAGCGACAGGAGACGGTGGCCGCGCTCGTCCCGTTCGGGCTGTTCGCCCTCTCGGGCTACCTGTTCTTCGTCGAGGGCCTCGGTCTGCGGGACTCGGTGCTCATCTGGGGGTTCTGGGGTCTCGTCTCGATGGGGCTCGCCTACGCTGGCCCCGCGACGCCGGTGTACGACGACGCGCTCGACCGGAAGCGGGTGGCCGTCGGCGTCCTGACGTTCGTCCTCGGGGCGCTCTGTTTCACCCCGGTCCCGTTCCAGCTGCTGGGCGCGTAG
- a CDS encoding DUF7123 family protein produces MSATTQPSTKSETETKTERLQTYLRERAADGEMYFKSKFISDEVGLSPKEIGALMVKLRESATDLEIEKWSYTSATTWRVELA; encoded by the coding sequence ATGAGTGCGACTACGCAACCCTCCACGAAGTCGGAGACCGAGACGAAGACCGAGCGGCTGCAGACGTACCTGCGAGAGCGGGCCGCGGACGGCGAGATGTACTTCAAGTCGAAGTTCATCTCCGACGAGGTCGGGCTCTCCCCGAAGGAGATCGGCGCGCTGATGGTGAAGCTCCGGGAGTCCGCGACGGACCTGGAGATTGAGAAGTGGTCGTACACCTCCGCGACCACGTGGCGCGTGGAGCTCGCGTAG
- a CDS encoding molybdopterin synthase translates to MRTLAICGPDSGTLADRLADRLDGRVGVVHEAALDGGVTTGTAATTYRYGETGWQATGRDDLSLDDVLDRLAPDHEYALVLDVPADLPTVALGGTDAAGEVLVRADSADAVDLERLTEALADVEPRETLESLVARVKRSPKAPYSGAIATFTGRVRAKEHDEDAPTEYLQFEKYEGVADRRMRTIETELEEREGVLEVVMHHRTGVVPDGEDIVFVVVLAAHRGEAFETVEDGIDRLKDEVPLFKKEVTAEETFWVHERD, encoded by the coding sequence ATGCGAACGCTCGCCATCTGCGGCCCCGACAGCGGGACCCTCGCGGACCGACTGGCCGACCGCCTCGACGGCCGGGTCGGCGTCGTCCACGAGGCGGCACTCGACGGCGGTGTGACGACGGGCACGGCGGCCACCACCTACCGCTACGGCGAGACCGGGTGGCAGGCGACCGGCCGCGACGACCTCTCGCTCGACGACGTCCTCGACCGGCTCGCGCCGGATCACGAATACGCGCTGGTGCTCGACGTGCCCGCCGACCTCCCGACCGTCGCGCTCGGGGGGACCGACGCGGCCGGCGAGGTCCTCGTGCGTGCCGACTCGGCGGACGCCGTCGACCTCGAACGCCTGACCGAGGCTCTCGCCGACGTCGAACCGCGTGAGACGCTCGAGTCGCTCGTCGCCCGTGTCAAGCGGTCGCCGAAGGCTCCGTACTCGGGCGCTATCGCCACGTTCACGGGTCGGGTGCGCGCGAAAGAGCACGACGAGGACGCCCCCACCGAGTACCTCCAGTTCGAGAAGTACGAGGGGGTGGCCGACCGCCGGATGCGGACCATCGAGACGGAACTGGAGGAGCGCGAGGGCGTCCTCGAGGTGGTGATGCACCACCGGACGGGCGTGGTACCCGACGGCGAGGACATCGTCTTCGTCGTCGTCCTCGCGGCCCACCGGGGGGAGGCGTTCGAGACGGTCGAGGACGGTATCGACCGCCTCAAGGACGAGGTCCCCCTGTTCAAGAAGGAGGTCACGGCCGAGGAGACGTTCTGGGTCCACGAGCGCGACTGA
- the pyrH gene encoding UMP kinase — protein MRVVVSVGGSVLAPDLRADRVEEYAGALGSLADAGHEVAAVVGGGGVAREYIGTARELGANEGQLDQLGIEVTRLNARLLITALGERAAPVPREGYEEATETLRRDGVAVMGGVVPGQTTDAVSAALAEYADADLLVYATNVDGVYDADPSADDDATRYDSLAAEELVALVAEGESLGSAGSNAPIDLLAAKILQRSALRTFVLDGSNPDRVREAVETGDFDGTEVRPDAEGGLSEEDR, from the coding sequence ATGAGAGTCGTCGTCTCCGTCGGCGGGAGCGTCCTCGCACCGGACCTCCGGGCCGACCGTGTCGAGGAGTACGCCGGGGCGCTGGGGAGTCTCGCCGACGCGGGCCACGAGGTGGCCGCCGTCGTCGGCGGGGGCGGGGTCGCCCGCGAGTACATCGGAACCGCCCGCGAACTTGGCGCGAACGAGGGACAGCTGGACCAGCTCGGTATCGAAGTCACCCGGCTGAACGCGCGCCTCCTCATCACCGCGCTCGGCGAGCGGGCCGCCCCCGTCCCCCGCGAGGGGTACGAGGAGGCGACCGAGACGCTCCGGCGCGACGGCGTGGCCGTCATGGGCGGCGTGGTACCGGGACAGACCACCGACGCAGTCAGCGCCGCGCTCGCGGAGTACGCCGACGCCGACCTGCTCGTCTACGCGACGAACGTCGACGGCGTGTACGACGCCGACCCGAGCGCCGACGACGACGCGACCCGGTACGACAGCCTCGCGGCCGAGGAACTGGTCGCGCTCGTCGCCGAGGGCGAGTCGCTCGGCTCGGCGGGGAGCAACGCCCCCATCGACCTGCTGGCGGCGAAGATCCTCCAGCGCTCGGCGCTCCGCACGTTCGTCCTCGACGGGAGCAACCCGGACCGCGTGCGTGAGGCCGTCGAGACCGGCGATTTCGACGGCACCGAGGTCCGACCGGACGCCGAAGGCGGGCTGAGCGAGGAGGACCGATGA